A stretch of Bordetella genomosp. 13 DNA encodes these proteins:
- a CDS encoding LysR substrate-binding domain-containing protein: MRNGIPNLSALQAFEATARLGSFSRAAEELALTHSAVYRQVASLEARLGVQLFTRVRRRIVLTDHGAEYAGRIRHHLDQIEKDTFGLVSRTGMGRSIHVAVVPTLATTWLIPRLADFQRLQPDITVSLSVRTLPFQFKDQPFDAALYHGDGLWPGTQGVLLFPERELVPVCAPHLAEGGKRPRAGALALPHLHLSSRPDAWRHWYEANQLPYGPSAAGGPRYELFTMVMAAVQAGLGVGLIPRFLAQPALDAGMLAMPVPQALAVEQGYYFGYPRRDERSEALKVFETWLKSTAATP; the protein is encoded by the coding sequence ATGAGAAACGGCATTCCCAACCTTAGCGCGCTGCAGGCCTTCGAAGCCACCGCCCGGCTCGGCAGCTTCTCGCGCGCGGCCGAAGAGCTGGCGCTGACGCACAGCGCCGTCTACCGCCAGGTGGCCAGCCTCGAGGCCCGCCTGGGCGTGCAGCTGTTCACGCGGGTGCGGCGCCGCATCGTGCTGACCGACCATGGCGCCGAGTACGCCGGACGCATCCGCCATCACCTGGACCAGATCGAGAAGGACACGTTCGGCCTGGTCAGCCGCACCGGCATGGGACGCAGCATCCACGTGGCGGTGGTCCCGACGCTCGCCACCACCTGGCTGATCCCGCGGCTGGCCGATTTCCAACGGCTGCAGCCCGACATCACCGTCAGCCTGTCGGTGCGCACGCTGCCCTTCCAGTTCAAGGACCAGCCCTTCGATGCCGCGCTGTATCACGGCGACGGGCTGTGGCCCGGCACGCAGGGCGTGCTGCTGTTTCCCGAGCGCGAGCTGGTGCCGGTGTGCGCGCCGCACCTGGCCGAAGGCGGCAAGCGGCCGCGGGCCGGGGCGCTCGCGCTGCCGCACCTGCACCTCAGTTCGCGTCCCGATGCGTGGCGCCATTGGTACGAGGCCAATCAGCTGCCCTACGGTCCCAGTGCGGCCGGCGGCCCCCGCTACGAACTCTTCACCATGGTGATGGCCGCGGTGCAGGCGGGGCTGGGGGTCGGGCTGATACCTCGTTTCCTGGCCCAGCCGGCGCTGGACGCCGGCATGCTGGCCATGCCGGTGCCGCAGGCGCTGGCGGTGGAGCAGGGCTACTACTTCGGCTACCCGCGGCGCGACGAACGCTCCGAGGCGCTGAAGGTGTTCGAGACCTGGCTGAAGTCCACGGCGGCCACGCCGTAG
- the pbpG gene encoding D-alanyl-D-alanine endopeptidase, protein MALHWIRATVAAATLAIGAGVLAAPMAYAAANPCKSQPSSAACKKQQASAKSTGAKKTETKSASKKASTAKSESKAAAKSSSKTASAKSGARSATKTSGKSSAKSSSKSAAKSSAKSSRTAKASAKTTAAQKRSAKAAARERSRAAARKVVSDPTVLAAVSDPREDIAALRSSTAYVQDLETSDVLFAKNENVVRPIASISKLMTALVVVDANLPMDEVLQISEEDVDVLKHSSSRLDVGTQLTRGDMLHLALMSSENRAAHALARHYPGGLPAFVAAMNQKAQALGMTSTHFVEPTGLSSENVSSPRDLARMVRAASQRPLIHRYSTDTEYEVEVKTRTQTFRNTNLLVRKPDWDIKVSKTGYISEAGECLVMMARIDGRDLAIVLLDSQGKLSRIGDAVRIRRILQNQVAML, encoded by the coding sequence ATGGCTCTACACTGGATCCGCGCAACCGTGGCGGCGGCTACCCTGGCGATAGGGGCGGGCGTGCTGGCCGCGCCCATGGCGTACGCGGCCGCGAATCCCTGCAAGAGCCAACCCTCGTCCGCGGCGTGCAAGAAACAGCAGGCCAGCGCCAAGTCGACCGGCGCGAAGAAAACCGAGACCAAGAGCGCAAGCAAGAAAGCGTCGACCGCCAAGTCCGAGTCCAAGGCCGCGGCCAAGTCATCCTCCAAGACCGCCTCCGCCAAGAGCGGCGCCAGATCGGCCACCAAGACGTCGGGCAAGTCCTCCGCCAAATCGTCGTCCAAGTCCGCGGCCAAGAGCAGCGCCAAGTCCTCCAGAACGGCCAAGGCCAGTGCCAAGACAACGGCCGCCCAGAAGCGCAGCGCCAAGGCCGCGGCGCGCGAACGCTCGCGTGCCGCCGCCCGCAAGGTCGTTTCCGACCCCACGGTGCTGGCCGCCGTTTCCGATCCGCGCGAAGACATCGCCGCGCTGCGTTCCAGCACCGCCTATGTCCAGGATCTCGAAACGTCGGACGTGCTCTTCGCCAAGAACGAGAACGTGGTACGTCCCATCGCCTCCATCTCCAAGCTGATGACCGCGCTGGTGGTGGTGGATGCCAACCTGCCGATGGACGAGGTGCTGCAGATCTCGGAAGAAGACGTCGACGTGCTCAAGCACAGCAGCTCGCGCCTGGACGTGGGCACGCAGCTTACCCGCGGCGACATGCTGCACCTGGCGCTGATGTCTTCCGAGAACCGCGCCGCGCACGCGCTGGCCCGCCACTATCCGGGCGGCCTGCCGGCCTTCGTGGCCGCCATGAATCAAAAGGCGCAGGCGCTGGGCATGACCAGCACGCACTTCGTCGAACCCACCGGCCTGTCCAGCGAAAACGTCTCTTCGCCGCGCGACCTGGCCCGCATGGTGCGCGCCGCCTCGCAGCGCCCGCTGATCCACCGCTACTCCACCGACACCGAGTACGAGGTCGAGGTCAAGACCCGAACCCAGACCTTCCGCAACACCAACCTGCTGGTGCGCAAGCCGGACTGGGACATCAAGGTGTCCAAGACCGGCTACATCAGCGAAGCCGGCGAATGCCTGGTGATGATGGCGCGCATCGACGGCCGCGACCTGGCCATCGTGCTGCTCGACTCGCAAGGCAAGCTGTCGCGCATCGGCGATGCTGTGCGCATCCGCCGCATCCTGCAGAACCAGGTGGCAATGCTCTGA
- a CDS encoding MFS transporter — MPQSESASMRIIALGTLVVLLAMGVRATFGLFMPPMGLAHGWGRDVFSMAFALQNLVWGLACILMGMMADRYGSGRTIALGAVLYALGMIGTRYAGDELTLYLTAGVLVGLGQAGTTFPVILPIVARAVPPAHRSTAMGIASAGGSMGQFVVVPSGQVLIDGLGWQSALWALSLLIATAVPMAWYLRGRVAQAAATGATQSLGAAVRQAVGHPSFHFLFWSYFVCGFHTAFITLHLPAFVQDNGMNAGHGATAIALIGLCNVFGSFYAGKLGGKYSKKRLLAGMYALRAVGIVLLLALPLSPPVLYAFAAWMGFFWLGTVPLTQGLIGQIYGLRYAATLSGIVFLGHQVGSFSGVWLGGFVYARDGNYDLVWWVSVALAVAAALLCLPVKERPVGQPAAQGA, encoded by the coding sequence ATGCCGCAATCCGAATCCGCTTCCATGCGCATCATCGCGCTGGGCACGCTCGTCGTGCTGCTCGCCATGGGCGTGCGCGCCACGTTCGGCCTCTTCATGCCGCCGATGGGGCTGGCCCACGGCTGGGGGCGGGACGTGTTCTCCATGGCCTTCGCTTTGCAGAACCTCGTGTGGGGCCTGGCCTGCATCCTGATGGGCATGATGGCGGACCGTTATGGTTCCGGCCGCACCATCGCGCTGGGCGCGGTGCTGTATGCGCTGGGCATGATAGGCACGCGCTACGCCGGCGACGAGCTCACCCTGTATCTGACGGCCGGCGTGCTGGTGGGCCTGGGCCAGGCGGGCACCACCTTCCCCGTGATCCTGCCCATCGTGGCGCGCGCCGTGCCGCCCGCCCATCGCAGCACCGCCATGGGCATCGCCAGCGCGGGCGGCTCGATGGGCCAGTTCGTCGTCGTGCCGTCGGGTCAGGTCCTGATCGACGGCCTGGGATGGCAGTCGGCGCTGTGGGCCTTGTCGCTGCTGATCGCCACGGCGGTGCCGATGGCCTGGTACCTGCGCGGCCGTGTCGCGCAGGCGGCGGCAACGGGCGCCACGCAATCGCTGGGCGCCGCCGTGCGGCAGGCGGTGGGGCACCCGTCTTTCCATTTTCTGTTCTGGAGCTATTTCGTCTGCGGCTTTCACACCGCCTTCATCACGCTGCACCTGCCCGCCTTCGTGCAGGACAACGGCATGAATGCGGGCCATGGCGCCACCGCCATCGCGCTCATCGGGCTGTGCAACGTGTTCGGCTCGTTCTATGCGGGCAAGCTCGGCGGAAAGTACAGCAAGAAGCGGCTGCTGGCGGGGATGTATGCCCTGCGCGCCGTGGGCATCGTGCTGCTGCTCGCGCTGCCCTTGTCGCCGCCGGTGCTGTATGCGTTCGCGGCGTGGATGGGTTTCTTCTGGCTGGGCACGGTGCCGCTCACGCAGGGCCTGATCGGCCAGATATACGGGCTGCGCTACGCCGCCACGCTGTCGGGCATCGTGTTCCTCGGCCATCAGGTCGGCAGCTTCAGCGGCGTGTGGCTGGGCGGCTTTGTATATGCCCGCGATGGCAATTACGATCTGGTGTGGTGGGTGTCCGTGGCGCTGGCCGTGGCGGCCGCCCTGCTGTGCCTGCCGGTGAAGGAACGCCCGGTCGGACAGCCGGCGGCGCAGGGCGCCTAG
- a CDS encoding PD-(D/E)XK nuclease family protein, whose protein sequence is MIQESSVRAAIALPDVAALPAAGTLVLTVNNRLARRLVLDLAQQLRRERQVSELPRVVPLSAWLGEAADELAFEPGADLPAYRLDAFAAQMLWVSAISEEESERVLLDTAQAARLAVDADALMDEWRLRVPAGGETDEYRGFSRWRAHYRRRLREIDAEDASRVYERVLSALQQRTLRAPPHVVLAGFAEVSPRFESLLQALRDGGAQLAWLTDGQRDAAVPQRYGAHDRGTEWRCAAQWAAQRLAEHPEGRYAIVSAQLEDESPFARRVLGRALAEGGHAYNVAVGRPLSEWPAVRAALAWLDALACMAQSGRAEASVMGGALLAGHCAGDVRDAARLAAADARWRRRGAATLAQSRWLRDLAGTAVAAAWPQAIEAWRALNGQAATDAWMPVMRATLGALGYPGERPLDSVAYQVVGAFGELLGRYGALAPAAGPLDGRAAVRLLARAAEATTFQPQRDPLARLDVLGLLEAEGGSWDGIWLLGLTDDVLPASPKPNPLLPLAVLKAAGAPRATPERERQWAETLYAALCTCAPEVIVSHAHTEGERELRPSPLIADLRETEWRPSVATAAPALPQQVLDDERGPPLPAPSGDGHAVGATGGLDVLDTQARNPLWAFVRHRLGGRALADYADAAAMSVRGQFLHRALELVWGMLPDQERLHEAMEQGRLAALLEQAIAQASDDTLADYPAALRALECGRAHSVLRDWLDLEAQRTPFEIGQVEAEHQWTRGALSLTVRLDRMDRLPDGRAVIVDYKTGMSPSNPESDWSRARPVNLQLPFYAAVLADEQPEAGVAALVLAQIHARQVAAQGLADADLGLAGVSPAEATKAFEGVAWTDLLARWRGAIEGLADEYASGYAANFAARPDDLKYCDAMPFLRLNLEAEDEE, encoded by the coding sequence ATGATCCAAGAATCCTCCGTGCGTGCGGCCATCGCGCTGCCGGACGTGGCGGCATTGCCCGCGGCCGGCACGCTGGTGCTTACCGTCAACAACCGCCTGGCGCGCCGGCTGGTGCTCGACCTTGCGCAGCAGCTGCGTCGCGAGCGCCAGGTCAGCGAACTGCCGCGCGTGGTGCCGCTGTCGGCCTGGCTCGGCGAGGCGGCCGACGAACTGGCCTTCGAGCCCGGGGCCGACCTGCCTGCCTATCGACTGGATGCATTCGCCGCGCAGATGTTGTGGGTGAGCGCCATCTCGGAGGAAGAATCCGAGCGCGTGCTGCTGGACACGGCGCAGGCCGCCCGGCTGGCCGTCGATGCCGACGCGTTGATGGACGAGTGGCGACTGCGGGTGCCGGCGGGCGGAGAGACCGACGAGTACCGCGGCTTCTCGCGCTGGCGAGCGCACTATCGGCGGCGCCTGCGCGAGATCGATGCCGAGGATGCCAGCCGCGTCTACGAACGCGTGCTGTCTGCGTTGCAGCAGAGAACGCTGCGCGCGCCGCCCCACGTGGTGCTGGCCGGATTCGCCGAGGTGTCTCCGCGCTTCGAGTCGCTGCTGCAGGCCTTGCGCGACGGCGGCGCGCAACTGGCCTGGCTGACCGACGGGCAGCGCGATGCGGCCGTGCCGCAGCGCTACGGCGCGCACGATCGCGGCACCGAATGGCGCTGTGCGGCACAGTGGGCGGCGCAGCGGCTGGCCGAGCATCCCGAGGGCCGCTACGCCATCGTCTCCGCTCAGCTCGAGGACGAGTCTCCCTTTGCCCGCCGCGTGCTGGGCCGCGCGCTGGCCGAGGGCGGTCATGCGTACAACGTGGCGGTGGGCCGGCCGTTGTCCGAATGGCCGGCCGTGCGCGCGGCGCTGGCCTGGCTGGACGCGCTGGCGTGCATGGCCCAGTCGGGCCGCGCCGAGGCGTCCGTCATGGGCGGCGCGCTGCTGGCCGGGCATTGCGCGGGCGACGTGCGCGATGCGGCGCGCCTCGCGGCCGCCGATGCGCGCTGGCGCCGGCGCGGGGCGGCCACGCTGGCGCAGTCGCGTTGGCTGCGCGACCTGGCGGGCACCGCGGTGGCGGCGGCGTGGCCGCAGGCCATCGAGGCATGGCGGGCGCTGAACGGACAGGCCGCCACCGACGCATGGATGCCTGTCATGCGCGCGACGCTGGGCGCGCTGGGCTATCCCGGCGAACGTCCGTTGGACAGTGTGGCGTACCAGGTGGTGGGCGCGTTCGGCGAACTGCTGGGCCGGTACGGCGCGCTGGCGCCGGCCGCGGGTCCGCTGGACGGACGCGCCGCGGTGCGCCTGCTGGCGCGTGCGGCCGAGGCCACCACCTTCCAGCCGCAGCGCGATCCGCTGGCGCGGCTCGACGTGCTGGGCCTGCTCGAGGCCGAAGGCGGTTCGTGGGACGGCATCTGGCTGCTGGGCCTGACCGACGACGTGCTGCCTGCCTCGCCCAAGCCCAATCCATTGTTGCCCTTGGCCGTGCTGAAGGCCGCGGGCGCCCCACGCGCGACGCCCGAGCGCGAGCGCCAGTGGGCCGAGACGCTCTACGCGGCCTTGTGCACCTGCGCGCCCGAGGTCATCGTCAGCCACGCGCACACCGAGGGCGAGCGCGAACTGCGGCCCTCGCCGTTGATCGCCGACCTGCGCGAGACCGAGTGGCGGCCTTCCGTGGCGACAGCCGCGCCCGCATTGCCGCAACAGGTGCTGGACGACGAACGCGGCCCGCCGCTGCCGGCGCCCTCCGGCGACGGGCACGCCGTGGGCGCAACCGGCGGTCTGGATGTGCTGGACACGCAGGCGCGCAATCCGTTGTGGGCCTTCGTGCGGCATCGCCTGGGCGGACGCGCGCTGGCCGACTACGCCGACGCCGCGGCCATGAGCGTGCGCGGACAGTTCCTGCACCGCGCCCTCGAACTGGTGTGGGGCATGCTGCCCGACCAGGAGCGCCTGCATGAAGCGATGGAGCAGGGCCGCCTGGCCGCGCTGCTCGAGCAGGCGATCGCGCAGGCCTCCGACGATACGCTGGCCGACTACCCCGCGGCGCTGCGCGCGCTGGAGTGCGGCCGCGCGCACTCCGTGCTGCGCGACTGGCTCGATCTCGAGGCACAGCGCACCCCGTTCGAGATCGGCCAGGTCGAGGCCGAACATCAGTGGACGCGCGGCGCGCTGTCGCTGACGGTGCGGCTGGACCGCATGGACCGCCTGCCGGATGGCAGGGCCGTCATCGTCGATTACAAGACGGGCATGAGCCCGTCGAATCCGGAATCCGACTGGTCGCGCGCGCGTCCGGTGAACCTGCAGCTGCCGTTCTATGCCGCGGTGCTGGCGGACGAGCAGCCCGAGGCGGGCGTGGCCGCGCTGGTGCTGGCGCAGATCCACGCGCGCCAGGTCGCGGCGCAGGGGCTGGCCGATGCCGACCTGGGCCTGGCCGGCGTGTCGCCCGCCGAAGCCACCAAGGCTTTCGAAGGCGTGGCGTGGACCGACCTGCTGGCGCGCTGGCGCGGCGCCATCGAAGGCCTGGCCGACGAATACGCCTCCGGCTACGCGGCCAACTTTGCGGCGCGGCCCGACGACCTGAAGTACTGCGATGCCATGCCGTTCCTGCGGCTGAACCTGGAGGCCGAGGACGAGGAATGA
- the xerD gene encoding site-specific tyrosine recombinase XerD, whose product MSVSATPLASQADIDAFIDAVWLEDGLAANTLAAYRRDLTAFAAWIETPAASGWPAPVPLAQAEAAHIEGWFAARHEDSRPTTANRRLAALRRFYAWALRERRSPRDPCLTLVAAKQPPRLPKTLSEAQVDALLRAPDLDTARGLRDRAMLETLYATGLRVSELVGLRALDVSLNEGVVRVVLGKGGKDRLVPLGAEAAHWIDRYLRQARPELAGARVSDALFITARTQAMTRQAFWQLVKKYALQADIRAPLSPHVLRHAFATHLLNHGADLRVVQMLLGHADISTTQIYTHVARERLKALHAAHHPRG is encoded by the coding sequence ATGTCCGTCTCCGCAACTCCGCTGGCCTCGCAGGCCGATATCGACGCATTCATCGACGCCGTCTGGCTGGAAGACGGCCTGGCGGCCAACACGCTGGCCGCGTATCGCCGCGACCTGACGGCCTTCGCAGCCTGGATCGAGACCCCCGCGGCCAGCGGCTGGCCCGCGCCCGTGCCGCTGGCGCAGGCCGAGGCCGCGCACATCGAGGGCTGGTTCGCCGCGCGCCACGAGGACAGCCGGCCCACCACCGCCAACCGCAGGCTGGCCGCATTGCGGCGCTTCTATGCCTGGGCGCTGCGCGAGCGCCGCAGCCCGCGCGATCCCTGCCTGACGCTGGTGGCCGCGAAGCAGCCGCCGCGCCTGCCCAAGACCTTGTCCGAGGCGCAGGTGGATGCGCTGCTGCGCGCGCCCGACCTGGACACGGCGCGCGGCCTGCGCGACCGCGCCATGCTCGAGACGCTGTACGCCACGGGGCTGCGCGTCTCCGAGCTCGTGGGCCTGCGCGCGCTGGACGTCAGCCTGAACGAGGGCGTCGTGCGCGTGGTGCTGGGCAAGGGCGGCAAGGACCGCCTGGTGCCGCTGGGCGCCGAGGCGGCGCACTGGATCGACCGCTATCTGCGCCAGGCCCGGCCCGAACTGGCGGGCGCGCGCGTCAGCGACGCGCTGTTCATCACCGCGCGCACGCAGGCCATGACGCGGCAGGCCTTCTGGCAACTGGTGAAGAAGTATGCGCTGCAGGCCGACATCCGCGCGCCGCTGTCGCCGCACGTGCTGCGCCACGCCTTCGCCACGCACCTGCTGAACCACGGCGCCGACCTGCGCGTGGTGCAGATGCTGCTGGGCCATGCCGACATCTCCACCACGCAGATCTACACGCACGTGGCGCGCGAGCGCCTGAAGGCCCTGCATGCGGCGCATCATCCAAGAGGTTGA
- a CDS encoding thiamine pyrophosphate-binding protein, whose product MTQTSTSAHTARLGGHILVDQLAIHGVKHVFCVPGESYLAVLDGLHDANIDITVCRQEGGAAMMADAHGKLTGEPGICMVTRGPGASNALAGVHIAMQDSTPLILFVGQIERGMREREAFQEMDYRAVFGTQAKWVTEIDQVERIPELISRAFHVATSGRPGPVVIALPEDMLTETASVPDAPRYEVIETSPSASQIESLGRMLAAARSPVAILGGTRWDARAVQQFADFAQRHALPTAVSFRRQMLFPADHPCYIGDVGLGINPALLKRVEEADLVLLVGGRMSESPSQAYTLLDIPVPRQKLVHVHPDAAELGRVYRANLAINASPTAFAQALSELPAPAAAPAWAADTQAMRQSYLKWSDPAAIQTPGKLQLGAVMAHLEKTLPADAIMTNGAGNYATWLHRFHRFTRYGTQLAPTSGSMGYGLPAAVGAKRVQPDKTVVCFAGDGCFMMHGQEFATAVQYDLPILVVLIDNGMYGTIRMHQEKHYPGRVSATELRNPDFAAYAQAFGGHGERVETTEQFAPALERALASGKPAILHCLIDPETISPSTTLEKIRSAALKAQG is encoded by the coding sequence ATGACCCAGACCTCCACTTCCGCGCACACCGCCCGCCTGGGCGGACACATCCTGGTCGACCAGTTGGCCATCCACGGCGTCAAGCACGTCTTCTGTGTCCCCGGCGAAAGCTACCTGGCCGTGCTGGACGGCCTGCACGACGCCAACATCGACATCACGGTGTGCCGCCAGGAAGGCGGCGCGGCCATGATGGCCGACGCGCACGGCAAGCTCACCGGCGAGCCGGGCATCTGCATGGTCACGCGCGGGCCGGGCGCCTCCAACGCGCTGGCCGGCGTGCACATCGCCATGCAGGACTCCACGCCGCTGATCCTCTTCGTCGGCCAGATCGAGCGCGGCATGCGCGAGCGCGAGGCCTTCCAGGAAATGGATTACCGCGCCGTGTTCGGCACGCAGGCCAAGTGGGTCACGGAAATCGACCAGGTCGAACGCATTCCCGAACTGATCTCGCGCGCGTTCCACGTCGCCACCTCGGGCCGGCCCGGCCCCGTGGTGATCGCGCTGCCCGAGGACATGCTGACCGAGACGGCCAGCGTGCCCGACGCCCCGCGCTACGAAGTCATCGAGACCTCTCCCTCGGCCAGCCAGATCGAGTCGCTGGGCCGCATGCTGGCCGCGGCGCGCTCGCCGGTCGCCATCCTGGGCGGCACGCGCTGGGATGCCCGCGCGGTGCAGCAGTTCGCCGACTTCGCGCAGCGCCACGCGCTGCCGACGGCGGTGTCCTTCCGTCGCCAGATGCTGTTCCCGGCCGACCATCCCTGCTACATCGGCGACGTGGGCCTGGGCATCAATCCCGCCCTGCTAAAGCGGGTCGAGGAAGCCGACCTGGTGCTGCTGGTCGGGGGCCGCATGTCGGAAAGCCCCAGTCAGGCCTACACGCTGCTCGACATCCCCGTGCCGCGCCAGAAGCTGGTCCACGTGCATCCGGATGCCGCCGAGCTGGGCCGCGTCTACCGCGCCAATCTGGCCATCAACGCCTCGCCCACCGCCTTCGCGCAGGCGCTGTCCGAGCTGCCCGCACCGGCCGCCGCGCCCGCCTGGGCCGCCGACACGCAGGCCATGCGCCAGTCGTACCTGAAGTGGAGCGATCCCGCCGCCATCCAGACGCCGGGCAAGCTGCAATTGGGCGCCGTCATGGCCCACCTTGAAAAGACCCTGCCCGCCGACGCCATCATGACCAACGGCGCCGGCAACTACGCCACCTGGCTGCATCGCTTCCATCGCTTCACCCGCTACGGCACGCAGCTGGCGCCGACCTCGGGCTCGATGGGCTATGGCCTGCCCGCCGCGGTGGGCGCCAAGCGCGTGCAGCCGGACAAGACCGTGGTGTGCTTCGCGGGCGACGGCTGCTTCATGATGCACGGCCAGGAATTCGCGACGGCGGTGCAGTATGACCTGCCGATCCTGGTGGTGCTGATCGACAACGGCATGTACGGCACCATCCGCATGCACCAGGAGAAGCACTACCCCGGCCGGGTGTCCGCCACCGAACTGCGCAATCCCGATTTCGCGGCGTACGCGCAGGCCTTCGGCGGCCACGGCGAACGCGTGGAGACCACCGAGCAGTTCGCCCCCGCGCTCGAGCGCGCGCTGGCCAGCGGCAAGCCCGCCATC
- the ybaK gene encoding Cys-tRNA(Pro) deacylase, producing MSKARHVSETPATQFLKQHKVDYTEHPYDYVDHGGANESARQLGVDPHIVVKTLIMEDEDARPLVVLMHGDREVSTKNLARQAGLKKVAPCKPEVAQRHSGYQVGGTSPFGTRKRMAVWVEATVLECPRIYINGGRRGYLVNIDPKVLVALLDAKPVSVALE from the coding sequence ATGAGCAAAGCCCGCCACGTCTCCGAAACGCCCGCCACCCAGTTCCTGAAGCAGCACAAGGTGGACTACACCGAACACCCCTACGACTACGTCGACCACGGCGGCGCCAACGAGTCGGCGCGCCAGCTGGGGGTGGACCCGCACATCGTGGTGAAGACGCTCATCATGGAAGACGAGGACGCGCGGCCCCTGGTGGTGCTGATGCACGGCGACCGCGAAGTCTCCACCAAGAACCTGGCCCGCCAGGCCGGCCTGAAAAAGGTCGCGCCCTGCAAGCCCGAGGTGGCCCAACGCCATTCCGGCTACCAGGTAGGCGGCACCTCGCCCTTCGGCACCCGCAAGCGCATGGCCGTCTGGGTAGAAGCCACTGTCCTCGAATGCCCCCGCATCTACATCAACGGCGGCCGCCGCGGCTACCTGGTCAACATCGACCCCAAGGTACTGGTGGCGCTGCTGGATGCGAAACCGGTGAGCGTGGCGCTGGAGTAG
- a CDS encoding ribbon-helix-helix domain-containing protein, translating to MCEIFIRADPDSYAPESRSLRLHGAATSVRLEKLFWNVLQEIAARDGMRVTQLIERLYDELVAHRGQAANFTSFLRVCCLRYQLLIAQGRIPADAGVPIRGLDVREVLRGLPEGLYDEAPSARAA from the coding sequence ATGTGCGAAATCTTCATCCGCGCCGACCCGGATTCTTACGCGCCCGAGTCGCGCTCGCTGCGGCTGCACGGCGCGGCCACCAGCGTGCGCCTCGAGAAGCTGTTCTGGAACGTGCTGCAGGAGATCGCCGCCCGCGACGGCATGCGCGTGACGCAGCTGATCGAGCGCCTGTACGACGAACTGGTCGCCCACCGCGGCCAGGCCGCGAACTTCACGTCCTTCCTGCGGGTGTGCTGCCTGCGCTATCAACTGCTGATCGCTCAGGGCCGCATCCCGGCCGATGCCGGCGTGCCCATACGCGGGCTGGACGTGCGCGAGGTGCTGAGGGGATTGCCCGAGGGGCTGTACGACGAGGCGCCCTCGGCGCGGGCCGCGTAG
- a CDS encoding DJ-1/PfpI family protein: protein MSKTLLMLVGDYAEDYETMVPFQTLLAVGHAVHAVCPDKKAGDTVATAIHDFEGAQTYSEKPGHRFKLTHDFDQVDPKSYDGLVIPGGRAPEYLRLNERVLDIVRHFDQAKKPIAAICHGAQLLAAAGILKGRTCSAYPACAPEVRLGGGTYAEIGIDQAHTDGNLVTAPAWPAHPAWMAQFLEVLGTRISH, encoded by the coding sequence ATGAGCAAGACACTGCTGATGCTGGTCGGCGACTACGCCGAAGACTACGAGACCATGGTGCCGTTCCAGACCCTGCTGGCAGTCGGCCACGCGGTCCACGCCGTGTGCCCCGACAAGAAGGCCGGCGACACCGTGGCTACCGCCATCCATGATTTCGAAGGCGCGCAGACCTATAGCGAAAAACCCGGCCACCGCTTCAAGCTGACCCACGACTTCGACCAGGTCGACCCGAAGTCCTACGACGGCCTGGTCATCCCCGGCGGACGCGCGCCCGAATACCTGCGCCTGAACGAGCGCGTGCTGGACATCGTGCGGCACTTCGATCAAGCGAAGAAACCCATCGCCGCGATCTGCCACGGCGCGCAGCTGCTGGCCGCGGCCGGCATCCTGAAAGGGCGCACGTGCTCGGCCTATCCCGCCTGCGCGCCCGAGGTGCGCCTGGGCGGCGGCACCTACGCGGAGATCGGCATCGACCAGGCGCACACCGACGGCAACCTGGTCACCGCGCCCGCGTGGCCGGCGCATCCCGCCTGGATGGCGCAGTTTCTCGAAGTACTGGGCACGCGCATCTCGCACTGA